A stretch of DNA from Rhodococcus sp. NBC_00297:
GTCCGTGTCCGGAGCGGGGGCATCGCCGCGATCGGTCGCGGACCGGTGCTGCTCGTCGACGACGTGGTGACCACCGGAACCACCGCCGCGGAGTCGGTGGCGGCACTGCGACGGTCCGGTGTCGGTGTCGACGCGGTGCTCGTTCTCGCTGCCGTGCGCTGACGTCGCAGTGCCTGTCCCGGTGCCGGAATGGGAGCCTGAAAAGGTCCCGTGAATATCCCGTGAACAGTGGCAGACCATCCGGGGAGCGACTACGGTCAGGGCCACGATCGATCCTCGCTACCGGGTCTGGAGGTGATGCCTCACCACCGAAGGCGCCGGGCGGTCCGCGCTCCGGTGTCACCGTTCTTCCGCTGCGCCAGAAGCGATCTCGGCGCGGCCTCTATCGGGAGGTACGTATGACGACAACGTCACCAGTGACGACTGCACACACGAGCACCCACCGGGTGCACGCGCATCCCCGCGAAGCTCACGCCCATGGTCCGGAGCAGAACGACTCCACCGCCCTCGACTCGACCGACGCCACTGCGGATTCCGTCTACTTCGACGATGCACCCAGTGCCGTCCCGGCCGACGACAACTCGAGCGCCGAACCCGCCGCCGAGGTCGTGGTCAAGGGTCGCAACGTCGAGATACCCGACCACTTCCGCCTGTACGTCTCCGAGAAGCTCGCTCGACTCGAGCGCTTCGATCCCACCATCCATCTGTTCGACGTCGAGCTGTTCCACGAACGCAACCGTCGTCAGTCCAAGAGTTGCCAGCGAGTCGAGATCACCGTGCGGGGCAAGGGCCCCGTCGCGCGTGCCGAGGCCTGCGCGGACAGTTTCTACGCCGCCCTCGAGTCGGCGACCACCAAGCTCGAGAGCCGACTCCGACGGACGAAGGACCGCCGCAAGGTCCACTACGGGGAGAAGCGGCCCGTGTCGGTGGCCGAGGCGACCGCCGCGCTCGTCGAGGAGGCCGTCACTGCCCCCGTCGAGGAGGCGCCCGCCGTCGACGACCACGCCACCGAGGGCCCGGGCACCGTGGTGCGCGTCAAGGAACACCCGGCCGTGCCGATGACCGTCGACGACGCCCTGTACGAGATGGAGCTCGTGGGCCACGACTTCTTCCTGTTCCACGACAAGGAGTCCGACCGGCCGTCGGTCGTCTATCGCCGCCACGCGTTCGACTACGGACTGCTGCGTCTGTCCTGACGCTCGCACCGCCGCGCCGACCACATCGGGCGTCCGCTCCGGCGGGCGCCCGGTGTCGTGCGCGGAACATCCGGTGTGCCTCACAGCGCGCTGTCAGGCTCGACGCCTACGATGGTTCCGCCGGGAGACCGACGAGGTCTCTTCGCATCGAACTGCGCCCCCCGTGTGGACGGGCTCGGTTCACGCCCCACGTACCCGATATTGAGGACGAATAGCCCGTGCCGACGTTGTCGTTGTCCAAGTTGCTCCGTGTCGGTGAAGGTCGCATGGTCAAGCG
This window harbors:
- the hpf gene encoding ribosome hibernation-promoting factor, HPF/YfiA family, with amino-acid sequence MVKGRNVEIPDHFRLYVSEKLARLERFDPTIHLFDVELFHERNRRQSKSCQRVEITVRGKGPVARAEACADSFYAALESATTKLESRLRRTKDRRKVHYGEKRPVSVAEATAALVEEAVTAPVEEAPAVDDHATEGPGTVVRVKEHPAVPMTVDDALYEMELVGHDFFLFHDKESDRPSVVYRRHAFDYGLLRLS